The genomic DNA aacaaaaaactttaaaacattttctcatgaaATGTCATTGTGGCAAATGCATTGCATAAATTCCTGTTAGTATAACACAGTAAAGTATAAATATTTCCTTCATTCCTTCAAACTTTCTGCAGGTACATACCACACACCAACAGTACACAGACAGTTGGTGTGTAGTATCGAACTGGGTCACAGTGCAACAAATCTAATAACTAAATCTGGCAAATAGCTtccccacagtgaaacatgcCAGGTCACGGCTATGTCACAGGAATACTTGCAGGAGCAGAGACTGGCAATAAACACAGCAAAGTCTGCAGAGTTCCTCGATGCAAATCTGTTCCAGTCACCATCAGACAGGGGCAAGGAGTAACCGTTGCTTGTACTCATACCACATCTTACACTAATGTAAATCTAATGTAGCAGACCACATCCTAGACCGTGATCATTGCAGGACAGGTCTGAGTGTGAGCGCGTGGCCCAGCCAAAACCTCAGACTTAAAAACAGGGCACTGTGTGTAGATTGAtcaattgcaaaaaaaaaaaaaaaaaaaaaagtccacaacacactaaaaaacactgaagtaaCTATGGAAGTTTGAGTATTTTCTGACTCCACACTACATGTAGGCTGTAATGCATGCATTTACACCATTCAAAATATCTTGATAATATgggatgaaagaaaacaaaatccacTTGGCCACTTCAATCAAAAACCCTTAGAAAGCAGAACTAAAACCTCAGCTGTTCATCTTTAACTACATCTAAGAGAGGAATCACATCATACCTGTGTATCTTATACTATCTGtctaaatgttttaaaaataatttcaatatTCTATCACTTACCTGCGAAAGATCTTAGCTGAGACATTGTCCTCTTTTAAATCACTTCTCAAATTAGTTAATTCTATTTTGCCTTATTTTATCACATTTGTTACACACTTACTTGtactgcatttttatttttttttattccgtattttgtttttctgttatgtTGTATTACATAACATCTACAGAAATAATACACTAATACAGCAAATATATCCCATTAAGACATGGTGAGAATGTGGTTTCCAAGtagtcatttatttatatatatataaaaaaatgatgatatGAATGCAGTGCTTTGACTTGACCCTAGTCTGTATCAATTGAAAATCGTTTGGTGCAAAACTAGAGGTGGGTAAAACAGGCAAATACACAAAGTGACTATATTTTGAGACTGTATCACCAGTCTGTATCAAAATCTATGAAAATACAGTGGCATGCAAAAGTTGGTCAACatttctgttactgtgaatagttaagtgagaagaaaaacacatctccAAAAGACATTAATTTAAAGATGAAACAGATTAGTGCATTTTTATTCTGTACAATTTTAGAGTGGGAAAAAAGGACAAGAGCACCCAAACAGATGTGAACTCTCAGATAACTTTGACCAAAGTCTCTGACTTTAATTATCTCATTAGTGCTATGGCTTGTTCACAGCAGGAAATGCTAGGTAATGTATACTTCAAAGCTTTATAAATACCATGACTCCACATACCTTGTCGCAAAAGTCAGCAGCCATgggctcctctaagcagctACCCCTCACTCTGAAAATTAAGAttgatgcccacaaagcaggagaaggctATAGGAAGACAGCAAAGCACTGTCATGTAACTGTTTCCTCAGTCCGCAATGTAATTCAGAGATGGCAGTTAACAGTGGAGGTCAAGTTGAGGTCTGGAAGACCAAGAAAACTTTCCGCTATGACAACTGCTCATAGGATTGTTAGAAAGGCATATCACCCCTCTGTTTGACTGCAAAAGATCATCAGAAAGATTTAGCAGACTCTGGAGTGGTGATACAGTGATCTACTGTGCAGTGACACCTGTGCAGAAGAAAACCATTCCTGCATCTTGAACACAAAATTCAGTGTCAGAAGTTTGCCAAGGAACATCTAAACAAGCGTGATGCATTGTGGAACGAAGTCCTGTCGACTGATTAAATTTGAAATAGAACTTTTTGGACACAATAAGCAAATATATGATTGGAAAATAAAGGGGgcagaatttcatgaaaagaacacctctccaactgtcAAGCCCAGGGTTGATAATGCTTTGGGCTTATTTTGTGGCCAGTGGCACGGGGAACATTTGCCTAGAATGGAGAATGGATTTAATTCTAGGTTTTGCCATGTCTTCACAGTCCCTTgacataaacattaaaaatctgtggatagacctcaaaagagcagtgcaggCAAATCAGCCCAACAATCTCACAGAACTAGAAGCCctttaatagaaaaaaatgggtgaaaatgaatcaagaactgaaagacaaaaagcctttacaagctgtgatacTTTCCAAAGTATTTGCTTAGCTATTCACAGTTACAAAAATTTTGACCAAGGGTACCCCAACCTTTCATGCATCTCTAGATGCAGACTAAAATATAACagcaattcatttttaattgttCAAATAACTGTAGTTAACTCTCCTGGCAGTGGAACACACCAGCCAGAGTTGAGCTTCTAGTTATGGTCCTTCATCCACTGCTCAATCCACTGCACTATCTGCTCCAGATTGCGCTCCAGGTCCTCAGGAGTGTTGCTGGGCAGCTGATGAACTATCTCCTCATTGTAAGCCTCCATGGCCTCCTCATAGATGGTCTGGAAGATTTCACACTGCACATTGTCCTGCAACTTCTTCCCTGTGTATCCCCTGTcagtcagaggacaggaggagggagacagaacaACCTTGGTCATGAGGAGGGCGTTTTCTTCGTAGTGAAGCAAATTCTTAAACTTATCATAAATGTTTCGCAATAGATTGGTTGGGTGGCATGGATTTACAACCCCGTTTCCAAAAAGATGGGACCTagtgtaaaacgtaaatagaAACAAGATATGATGTGCACAACattgaaaccccatatttaattgaaaatatcacaaagacaacatgtcaaatgttgaaactgagaaatttcactGGTTTGATGTTAAAATTTGATATCagcaacacattaaaaaaaaaaaaagttgggacagtgaTAATTTAACTAGAAAAGTTGTTAATTGCATAAAGAAAATTCTTTTTTCCAGCAGCCAGGTGATCTCTTCAGAGtcatcaacaaaacacaaaatcatcGATCAAATCCTGAATCACAACCTTTAGGTTAAATAAAGAtgcttcactttcactttcagcctTCTCCCTGCACAGACTGTTATTTTGTCAGTGCATATGAGGGAACGTTGACACCTGCTGGTGTAGCTACTAACTGCACCTCACATTTATAGATGCTTTTCTACAAATCTGCTACAGTACAAATTAGACGAAATTATGCAAAAAATAGGAGGGAAGTCACAAATGTCACATGGCCCGTAAACTGACCtgtttcacatgcacacatggatCCACaaatgtgtactgtatgtatatcaATTGCCACATCTTGCCACTGGGATTTTTGCCCATTCCTCAAGGCAAAACTGCTCTAGCTCCTTCATGTTGCATGGTTTTTGCTTGTGAACAGCAATCTTCAAGTCTGACCACAGATTCTCAATTGGATTgaggtctggactttgactAGGCCATTCtaacacatttaaatatttccCCTTAAACCCTTAAACCACTCGAGAGTTGCTATAGGACAgtcactatgtttacatgcagtcaatattcgggttatggtcaatattccggtttctgaaacattcagaataacctgtttacatgcgtgagcaaacggGGTAATCAATTACCACGGACAATGTGTCGACGCACGGACAATGTGTCGACGCatggagaacgtcatgacgcaatgcgcgtcatttcagcttcttcttcctgtatccaaaaaaaaaacccaccaacAACAGCAGTACGGTGGCTAATGAACAGCCCAGGGCTGGTAGCAGTCGCCTTCATTTgtgctttggtgctggtactgacccaccaccagtacttgacactattctgtctcactttcttcattgatggaaggcgagaacatgaagaaacaggaaatggagccggagctgtgtcatccatatccatgctacctgcactcaaaagaccaagattccttgcaaatagaacatgcgcagaacacaagtgaatgttccgttcgatggggatattccaaTAGgtgtatacatgaccaaatattcgggttagaaaaggagtaacccaggggtcatattcaggtttttaaaaaccggacTATGAGCATATTCCGATTTTTCAAAAGGGAttttggtgtttacatggccgtgcgcaaccgggttattgctgatattccggttatgaaagggttgACTTACTTGACTGCAtgatgtatcagcaagggtgatgaggatgagtacagggctgctgtggacaactttgtcacatggtgtgagcagaaccatctacaactaaatgtggcaaagactaaggaactggtagtgggcctgaggagaaccaaggcacctgtgacccctgtttccatccagggggtcggtgtgcacattgtggaggattacaagtacccgggggtacatattgacaataaactggacttgGCAAAGAAcacgctctctacaggaagggccagagtcgtctctatttcctgaggtgactgaggtccttcaacatctgccagactatgctcaggattttttatgagtctgtggtggcaagtgcaattctctatgctgttgcatgctggggcagcaggctgaggatggcagaccatcagactcaacaaactgatccacaaggccagtgacgttgtggggatggagtgtaGCTTAGTCAATGCTGACGAAGCTATGGACCatcttggacaacgtctcactGCCACTGTTGAAAGCCTCCTGTCctactgctgcactgtgtggttTGCTAGCTgcactgcagaggacaggaaaACTCTACAGCGGGtagtgaggacagcagagaggataaTAGGGACCACATTGCCCCCTCTGTCTGAGATTTATGATGGCCGGCTCCACAGGAAAGCCAGCTCCATCTTAAAAGACCCCACACACCCTGGACACCAACTGTTCACCCCCCTCCCTTCTGGAAGGAGATACAGAGCACTGGGGGCACATACCAACAGACTACTTAATAGTTTTTACCCACAAGCTGTCAAATGTGTGAAACCTCCCCCTTAATGCACTCTATATGGGTATCGTGCGTCAGCAcgtttttttaaatgcactttatCTGAGCTTCAGCATCAGCACGTTTTtagtatctgtgtgtatgtatatatgttacTGTTAGTCCTGCTTTGGATGCATACGTGTGATGTgatatgttgtttatttatgaTTCATGCTgagagagatgctgctgaaatgatATTTCATTGTGACCACAGTGACAATAaagttctgattctgattctgatccacttcatgatgtgctggtcaggcacaAGAAAGAGTACATTCAGTGaaagactcataccaccaaaactaagGACagaacgctacaggaaatcattccttcctgtggccatcaacctacacaactcctccctctgaatggcccaaggactttcactgtcactgtctgttctgatgtatattttccaatttcagtttctgcacatctaattcaattttgcacatttaatattcagtatatatagtaattctaatatatattttacatttcaatttTGCTCATCCAATTGCTTagtatatgtaaatatatttgttttattgctgaacattttattttattgtgttgtatatttcttatttagatatatccttagtattaatattctgtttttttatatttatatatatatatatatatgtgtgtgtgtgtgtgtgtgtgtgtgtgtgtatggaccactgctacaaaaaacaatttcccctcgaggatcaataaaggaaccTGAATCTGaataaaggaactctgaatgTAAACGTGGtgagtgtttctcaattccggtcctcaggccccactaccctgcatgttttagatgtttcctgctccaacacaccttaTTCAAATGAGTtgctcgttatcaggccactgcagagcttgatgacgagcaATTACTAAAAAAACAATTACTATGTCATGATATATACCGTGACCGTGACAGAAGATTACATATACCTTGATGACGGATTTTGCCCACATCCCTCACCCCTAGTCATAGCCATACATTTATTGAGGCTAATATACATGACAATGAAGTAGAAGTTACCTGCTCTCTAACCGTGTGTACAGCTGGGTGTTGTCTGTGCGTAGGACAAAGATGACGTGGAACCACCGTTCAGGGAAGAGGTCACACCCATGATAGTCAACAATTGCACCACCTTCTACCATCTTTTCATCCAGCTCATCCACCACCTGCAGGATCTCAAGAAGTcgcaatatttacatttaacatCCATCCAAACTTATTCAAACTGTACCGACAACTCATTTCACCTTGGTACAACAATTTCTAATCAATCACACCTGAACTCAGAGATGGACTGAGCTACATCTGCAATTCCCTTAATTATGGTGATAATTTAGCCTATAATGTGTCTACACACGTGGAGCAGCTGATCTCCAAATGTCAAGTGCACCAAGTTACATTTGATGGAAAATCTGGGACCCAACCAGCACTGTTTGTGCACAATTACACTCAAATTCGATTCAGCACACAAAACGGCCCCTCATGCCAACTTCAATCTACTTCTAGTTGAGGTTGAATCCAGTTAGTAGAGGGATTGTACTGTCTGTCAACACTCACAGTATatcgctgtgctgctgtttcaaaTACTGC from Chaetodon trifascialis isolate fChaTrf1 chromosome 6, fChaTrf1.hap1, whole genome shotgun sequence includes the following:
- the ak6 gene encoding adenylate kinase isoenzyme 6 isoform X1, giving the protein MKTSRRPNILLTGTPGVGKTTLGKELAQRTGLTYVNIGDLAQEGQLYDGYDEEYQCPILDEDRILQVVDELDEKMVEGGAIVDYHGCDLFPERWFHVIFVLRTDNTQLYTRLESRGYTGKKLQDNVQCEIFQTIYEEAMEAYNEEIVHQLPSNTPEDLERNLEQIVQWIEQWMKDHN
- the ak6 gene encoding adenylate kinase isoenzyme 6 isoform X2 — translated: MKTSRRPNILLTGTPGVGKTTLGKELAQRTGLTYVNIGDLAQEGQLYDGYDEEYQCPILDEDRVVDELDEKMVEGGAIVDYHGCDLFPERWFHVIFVLRTDNTQLYTRLESRGYTGKKLQDNVQCEIFQTIYEEAMEAYNEEIVHQLPSNTPEDLERNLEQIVQWIEQWMKDHN